The DNA segment GACCTCGATGCCGTCTTCGGGCGCCATGCGCCGCGGATACTGGAAATCGGCTGCGGCATGGGCGAGACCACGGCCACCATCGCCGCCGCGCATCCGCAGAACGACTACCTCGGCATCGAGGTGCACACCCCCGGCGTCGGCAGCCTTCTGAAGGAGATCGCCACGCGCGAGCTTTCCAACCTGCGCGTGATCCAGCACGATGCGGTCGAGGTGGTGCGCGACATGATCGCGCCGGGAACGCTTTCCGGCATCCATGTGTTCTTCCCCGATCCCTGGCCGAAGAAGCGCCAGCAGAAGCGCCGCCTGATCCAGCCCGGATTCGTCAAGCTGCTGGCGACGCGGCTGGCGCCTAACGGCTACCTGCATTGCGCGACCGACTGGGAGGAGTATGCTGTCCAGATGCTGGAAGTGCTCTCCGCCGAAGCGCAACTGACCAACATGGCAAAGGACTTCACCCCGCGGCCGCCGTATCGGCCGCAGACAAAATTCGAGAGTCGCGGACTCAAGCTGGGTCACGGCGTATGGGACGTGGTCTTCCGCCGCAAGTCGTTCTGATCGATCATGTTGAATCTTGACCCCCGTACCATCATTGTCCTGGCCGGAGTGATGGGTGCGTTGATGGCGGTGGTGCTGTTCTTCCTGCGCCGCAACTATCCGCCATCGATCAAGGGGCTGGCGGAGTGGACCGCTGCCCCGATCATCATCTTTGTTTCCACGCTGCTCATCGGCGCGCGCGGCGTCATCCCTGACTTTTTATCGGTGGTTGCCGCCAACTTGATTTTGCTGGCCGGACAGGTGCTGTTCTATTTCGGCAGCCAGCGCTTTCTCGGCGTGTCGCCGTCGTTCCGGTTCTGGGGCGCTCTGATAGTCGTTGCGGCGCCGGTGCTGGTCTGGTACACGCATGTCGAGCCGAGTTACGCAATGCGCCTGCTGCTGATCGCCTTATTGCTGATTCTGCTTTCCACCAGCCATGCCTGGTTGCTGTTGCGAAAAGGCATCCGCAGTTTCGCCACGTATCTGACGGCCGCCGCGCTGCTGCTCCAGACCGTGGTGCAGGCACTACGTTTTATCTCCGCGATCGGCATGCCGGCGGACAACGCGCTCTTCATCCTCTCGCCGGCACAGACGTTCTATGTCGCCACGTATACCTTCTCCATGCTGATGGTCACCATTGGTGCGGTGTTGATGGCGACCGAAAAGCTGCGTGCCGAACTCGAACATCTGGCCACTCACGATTCATTGACCGGCGCCCTCAATCGACGCGCCCTGATGGAAGCCTGTGCGACGGAACTGGCGCGCTGCCGGCGCAACCAGCAGGTCATGTCGCTGCTGCTGATCGACCTCGACCACTTCAAGGCCATCAACGATAACCACGGCCATCTCACGGGCGACCGCGTGCTCGTCGATTTTGTCGCTCGCATCATCCCGCTGCTGCGACAGCCTGACCGCGTGGGCCGATTCGGCGGCGAGGAGTTTGTCGTGCTGCTGCCGGAAACCTCCCTCGACCAGGCTCGCGTCGTGGCGGAGCGGATTCGTGCCGCGGTCGAATCCGGCGCCGCTGCACTGCCTGCCTGCACCGCCAGCATCGGCGTGACGGTGAGCCTTTCCGACGATGCGAATCTTGACGGGATTCTCGCCCGCGCCGATGCGGCCTTGTACCAGGCCAAGGAGCGCGGCCGCAATCGGGTCGAGGTGATCGCCCTGCCTGCGCCGTGAAGTTTTCTCGGCACCCCCTGTGGCTGGTCGGATTCCGGCCGTTCTTCGCACTGGCCTGCCTGTCGGGGCTCAGCCTGCCCTTGCTGTGGGTGCTGATTTATCTGGGCATCCTGCCTGCCCCCCTGTCGCGCATCGCCCCCGTGCAATGGCATGCCCACGAAATGTTCTTCGGTTTCGGCTGGGCGGTGCTCGGCGGCTTCCTGCTGACATCGACCAAGAACTGGGTGCAGATTCGCGGTTATCACGGCGCGGCCCTGATGTTCCTTGTTGCGGCCTGGCTGTTCGAACGCATGGGCATGTGGTTCGGCGGGCTCTGGCCGGCCTGGCTGTTCGAGTTCTCCAACATGCTGTTCCTGGCGGCCATCGTCGCCATGCTGATGTGGACGCTGGCGCGCTACAGCAAGCAGGACAGCTATCGCGACAACTGGTTTTTCCTGCTGATCCTTCCTGCTTTCCTGATCGCCAAGCAGTCGATGTTGAGCACCGAACATTTCCAGTTCGGCATCGTCATGGCCACCGGCCTGTTCCGCATGGCCTTCCTGGTGATGCTGGAACGCACCCTGACGCAGTTCATGAAGGGCATTTTCCAGGTCGACATCCTGCGCAATCCGGCGCTGGACAAGGCCATCAAGCTGCTGGCCCTGTCGCTGGTCGGCGCCGGCCTGATGCCGCCGCCGCTGGCGGGCGGCATCTCGTTCTTGCTGGCACTGCTGCTCGCGGGCCGGCTGATTTTCTGGAAGCCGCAGTTGGCGATGCGGCGGCTCGATCTGGGCATCATGTACCTGGGTTACGGCGCCATCGTGCTGCAACTGCTGGTCGAATTTCTGGCTCAGGTGACGCCGCCGTCATGGGTCGGCGCCTTCTCGATGCATGTCTTTGCGCTGGGAGTCATGGGCCTGATCATTCCGGCGATGCTGATCCGGATCGCGAAGGGACACACCGGCAGGAAGGTGGTGTTCGATCGCATCGACAAGCTGGTGCTGTGGATCATGATCGTCGCCTTCGTGCTGCGCGTCATCGCGCCGCAGATCCATCCCGCCAGCTACGAATTCTGGATTCTGCTCGCTGCCTGCGGCTGGTTCTCGGGTTTTGCGATCCTCGCGTGGCGGCTGATTCCATTCCTGCTGCAAGCACGGGTGGACGGCAAGGAACACTAGTTCAGGAATCCCGCCAGCAGTTGATTCAGGAAGCGTCGGCCGCGCGGCGTCGGCCGCATCGATCCCTCCACGGTTTCGAGCAGCCCGTTGCGCCGTGCCGCCAGCGCCGACTCTTCGATCATGGATAGCGGCAGCCCGGTGCGCTCGGTGAATAGCCCGAGCGGGAAGCCCTCGTTCAGCCGCAACGCATTCATCATGAATTCACCGGGCAGGTCGGCGCGGGCAACGACTTGCCGCGTGCTGATGAAGTCGCCACGT comes from the Sulfuritalea hydrogenivorans sk43H genome and includes:
- a CDS encoding GGDEF domain-containing protein, whose translation is MLNLDPRTIIVLAGVMGALMAVVLFFLRRNYPPSIKGLAEWTAAPIIIFVSTLLIGARGVIPDFLSVVAANLILLAGQVLFYFGSQRFLGVSPSFRFWGALIVVAAPVLVWYTHVEPSYAMRLLLIALLLILLSTSHAWLLLRKGIRSFATYLTAAALLLQTVVQALRFISAIGMPADNALFILSPAQTFYVATYTFSMLMVTIGAVLMATEKLRAELEHLATHDSLTGALNRRALMEACATELARCRRNQQVMSLLLIDLDHFKAINDNHGHLTGDRVLVDFVARIIPLLRQPDRVGRFGGEEFVVLLPETSLDQARVVAERIRAAVESGAAALPACTASIGVTVSLSDDANLDGILARADAALYQAKERGRNRVEVIALPAP
- the trmB gene encoding tRNA (guanosine(46)-N7)-methyltransferase TrmB, translating into MSAIDDEAAAERRAGHIRSFVLRQGRVSEAQRRFHEEGMPRWGIPYRPGALDLDAVFGRHAPRILEIGCGMGETTATIAAAHPQNDYLGIEVHTPGVGSLLKEIATRELSNLRVIQHDAVEVVRDMIAPGTLSGIHVFFPDPWPKKRQQKRRLIQPGFVKLLATRLAPNGYLHCATDWEEYAVQMLEVLSAEAQLTNMAKDFTPRPPYRPQTKFESRGLKLGHGVWDVVFRRKSF
- a CDS encoding NnrS family protein; amino-acid sequence: MKFSRHPLWLVGFRPFFALACLSGLSLPLLWVLIYLGILPAPLSRIAPVQWHAHEMFFGFGWAVLGGFLLTSTKNWVQIRGYHGAALMFLVAAWLFERMGMWFGGLWPAWLFEFSNMLFLAAIVAMLMWTLARYSKQDSYRDNWFFLLILPAFLIAKQSMLSTEHFQFGIVMATGLFRMAFLVMLERTLTQFMKGIFQVDILRNPALDKAIKLLALSLVGAGLMPPPLAGGISFLLALLLAGRLIFWKPQLAMRRLDLGIMYLGYGAIVLQLLVEFLAQVTPPSWVGAFSMHVFALGVMGLIIPAMLIRIAKGHTGRKVVFDRIDKLVLWIMIVAFVLRVIAPQIHPASYEFWILLAACGWFSGFAILAWRLIPFLLQARVDGKEH